One stretch of Paraburkholderia fungorum DNA includes these proteins:
- a CDS encoding glycosyltransferase family 2 protein translates to MSLVGTFSVIIVNYNTPALVRNCVQSVLDSSIASHEDIVVVDNASTDNSFAVLKQTLPPGVRLVRASLNRGFAAGVNFGMVGCVRDLVLVLNPDTYFVDPSLEKVVALLRNESDVGLVGLDLIYPDGERQFSARRFYSLLDILSRRLPLGKLEAFKRRIDHHLMREAWKDGTPFEADWVVGTGFIVRRSLWADLGGMDEHFFLYMEDVDICARIWQAGYRVVCVPGARLTHEHQRASASGFLSKAGRRHMNSLWRFSRKYRVPLFTPPGVNGLMRGSKPRPAVLDTLPTPEQPQTAD, encoded by the coding sequence ATGAGCTTAGTCGGAACGTTTAGCGTGATCATCGTGAACTACAACACGCCAGCGTTAGTGAGGAATTGTGTGCAGTCCGTGCTGGATTCGTCGATTGCCAGCCACGAAGATATCGTCGTCGTAGATAACGCTTCAACGGATAATTCCTTCGCGGTTCTGAAGCAGACATTGCCGCCGGGCGTGCGGCTCGTGCGGGCATCGCTGAATCGCGGCTTCGCGGCGGGCGTCAACTTCGGCATGGTCGGATGCGTGCGGGACCTGGTGCTCGTGCTGAATCCCGATACGTACTTCGTCGATCCGTCGCTGGAAAAAGTCGTGGCGCTGTTGAGGAACGAGAGCGATGTCGGCCTGGTCGGTCTCGATCTGATCTATCCCGACGGCGAGCGCCAATTCTCCGCACGGCGTTTCTATTCGTTGCTCGACATTCTGAGCAGACGTCTGCCGCTGGGTAAGCTCGAAGCGTTCAAGCGCCGCATCGACCATCATCTGATGCGCGAAGCGTGGAAAGACGGCACGCCGTTCGAAGCCGACTGGGTCGTGGGCACGGGCTTCATCGTTCGCCGCAGCCTGTGGGCGGATCTCGGCGGCATGGACGAGCACTTCTTCCTGTATATGGAAGACGTCGATATCTGCGCACGCATCTGGCAAGCCGGGTATCGCGTGGTCTGCGTGCCGGGCGCACGGTTGACTCACGAACATCAACGGGCTTCCGCGTCGGGTTTCCTGAGCAAGGCCGGCCGGCGGCACATGAATAGCCTCTGGCGCTTCAGCCGCAAATATCGCGTGCCGCTTTTTACGCCGCCAGGCGTGAACGGATTGATGCGCGGCAGCAAGCCCCGGCCCGCCGTGCTCGATACGCTGCCGACACCGGAGCAGCCGCAGACCGCGGATTGA